In one window of Oryza sativa Japonica Group chromosome 9, ASM3414082v1 DNA:
- the LOC136351823 gene encoding zinc-finger homeodomain protein 9, which translates to MEAMDVKYKPLVFPNGAIKKAAKPAAVAPAVGGGGGGETVYRECLKNHAASLGGHALDGCGEFMPSPAANPADPTSLRCAACGCHRNFHRRLPEGSPPPPPPPALLPAPPMPPHRGEETPEVRLPGVDGDESDSDSDGSEYDDERSVSPPPPPLAAAVAHQVYYPSAPHMLLSLGSSGQAQRLPPQVMSPAAAAAPPPGGGGGGMPRKRFRTKFTAEQKQRMQELSERLGWRLQKRDEAIVDEWCRDIGVGKGVFKVWMHNNKHNYLGGHSARRSASSSSAAAAAAPPFNPPTSPPPPPPPPPHATDFNINGTATAATAAAAATIAAGNHQENGASSPQSA; encoded by the coding sequence ATGGAGGCCATGGACGTCAAGTACAAGCCGCTCGTGTTCCCCAACGGCGCCATCAAGAAGGcggcgaagccggcggcggtggcgcctgcggtgggcggcggcggagggggagagaCGGTGTACCGGGAGTGCCTCAAGAACCACGCGGCGAGCCTGGGCGGGCACGCGCTGGACGGGTGCGGGGAGTtcatgccgtcgccggcggcgaacccCGCCGACCCGACGTCGCTCAGGTGCGCCGCGTGCGGCTGCCACCGCAACTTCCACCGCCGGCTGCCGGAGGGgtcccccccgccgccgccgccgccggcgctgctgcCCGCGCCGCCCATGCCGCCGCACCGCGGGGAGGAGACGCCCGAGGTCCGCCTCCCCGGGGTGGATGGCGACGAGTCCGACTCCGACTCGGACGGGTCGGAGTACGACGACGAGCGGTCcgtgtccccgccgccgccgccgctggcggcggcggtggcgcaccAGGTGTACTACCCTTCGGCGCCGCACATGCTGCTGTCGCTGGGGTCGAGCGGGCAGGCGCAGAGGCTCCCGCCGCAGGtgatgtcgccggcggcggcggccgcgcctccccccggcggcggcggcggcgggatgccgAGGAAGCGGTTCCGCACCAAGTTCACCGCCGAGCAGAAGCAGCGGATGCAGGAGCTCTCGGAGCGGCTCGGGTGGCGCCTCCAGAAGCGCGACGAGGCCATCGTCGACGAGTGGTGCCGCGACATCGGCGTCGGCAAGGGCGTCTTCAAGGTCTGGATGCACAACAACAAGCACAACTACCTCGGCGGCCACAGCGCCCGCCgcagcgcctcctcctcctccgccgccgccgccgccgccccgccattCAACCCTCccacctcacctcctcctcctcctcctcctcctccacacgCCACCGACTTCAACATCAACGGaacagccaccgccgccaccgccgccgccgccgccaccatcgccgccggcaaCCACCAAGAGAacggagcatcgtcgccgcaATCAGCATAA